The genome window ATTATCTAATCACTGCAGTCCCTTCTCTGAAAACAATGTAACGGAGTAAAATGAAGGAATTTGGTGTAacctggagagagagagagagagagatagacaaGGAGGGTTGAAATTAGTTTTGCTTCGTTTTCCTTGAGGAAACCAATACTTTAATGCGTAGGTGACCCGTGACTGCTTCTCAGTTCTCAGGAATGCCTTTGCTCCCTGCATAGATGTGACACATCATGATATGGCCTTTGTTCCCTACTGTTGTAATTGTAAGAATCATTTACTTGTGAATAATGCACATAAAGGAAAGGAGGACAAAAACTAGCGTAAACTCTCTTAACTAGGATAAAAGGAGGATACAAACTAGCATAAACTCTCTTTTAACTAGAACAAGGATCCAAATTTCATGTTCCAAATTGTGTTCGATCGATCCTCAATTtgatcttatttgattttttttttttaattatataaaaaaactcGAGCTATTCTTAACCCAAATTTCTAGGTTTGATCCTCAATGTGTGCTTATTGTGAGTTAAAGTCTCTAGTTTCAATCCCCATTGAATTCATTAGTACTTTCTTATTTTACCATAAAAAGCTAGGGAAGAGGAGAAAAAGATGGATGGTCGGCAGAGTCAGCTTGTAAGCTTCAAGGTAACCCCACATaggaaagaaaaatcaaagtaTCATATGATAATAATGATATGCTTCACGACAACCAAAACACCTCGTGGGCTAATTCAAAGTTAGCACACAGCGTGGCTTTATTTCAAACGTCAAAAACTTCCTTCAGTCCTCTCTTTCAGGAACAGGAACACAACACATGTACACAGCACAATAATCCACACTTTTGCCACACTCCCccaaacttttctctctctctctctctcgctctgcAACACACAAATTTTGGAGCACTATTCCATGGCGGTGTTGAACCGCTTGTTGTTGAGAGTGGGAGCGAGAGCCACAACTACAAGCCACTCCAAATTCCGTGCCTTCTCTTCTTCTTGCTCCATAGTAAACCCCGAAGCTGACCTCAAAGCTTCTCCTCcgtcttcgtcttcttctttgCTAGGCTCGAAGCTCCTCCCTCTCCGCCAAGACCACCACCACCCAGTCCAATGGGTTTTCCTTGGCTGCCCAGGCGTCGGAAAAGGCACCTACGCCTCTCGCCTCTCCAAACTCCTCCGTGTCCCTCACATCGCCACCGGCGATCTCGTCCGCGACGAGCTCTCCTCCTCCGGTCCCCTCTCTTCCCAGGTTAATTTCCAATTGTTTTAGGAAACTGAGTctgacttttttgtttttttggtaaagTGGACTTTgagttacaagttacaacagaGACAATTATTGTTGTTAGTTCTACACTAAGGTTATAAATTGATCCATGCTGGCGACAACTTAGTTTATTGTAACAGCCTTTGATATGATATGTATCCATTAGCCAACCGCTTTTGTCAATGTTACTGACCAGCTCTTTACTTAATAAGATCTAAGTATAAATCAATAGGAAAACTAGAGAATCCCTTACCTTTGTAGCAATGAAAATGACATAAACAGCAACTTGATTCGCTTCTCGATGAATAAGATTTCCCTTTATATCTTGACTTGCTTATATATACTGACTATTATCACAATCATGAATTCTAGAAACTTTTTTTCAAACTCATACTAATTTTATCATAAGGTTGTTAACAAGCCAAGGCTACAAAAAAGGTAGAGGAATTCTTAAGTTCGCATCAGTAGTTGTAAAAAATGACAAGTCAATTAAGAAGGGGGCAAAGAGTATGTATATAAATAGGATGGAgtgtcaaaaaaattataagatatGTGGCCAATCCATATTAATCTGCTAAGGATCCACAGCTAACCCCCAAAGTTGTGGAACTAAGGCTTGGCTGTTGTTGTTTTTGAATCACGTTATATAAATGTTAAACCCTTATTATTATACGCTTGTAATAAATCCTCCCTCAAAGCTATAGTTTCAATCTTTGGAACAGAAATTCACCTTTTAACCTTTTACCAAGTGCTAGAACACACCTTCACTCCTCTTCTAAAATCTAGaaccatcaaaatttattttaaagcaCCCTTGTATTGGAGGATACCATTGTATGAATCTCTTTATTTTCAATACCTTTTTATgaacttttcttcttcttaaagATTTGCAGGAGTAAAATAATCATTATACATTCTGGCAGTCTTTCTGAAATTATACAGAGCATTCTTGTTGAAATAACCCTCATTTCTTTTACACCATAGTTGCCACAAAAcatcaacaaaatttttgttacaatcaCATTAGAAAAGaatattcctttttttaaaagattaaaaaaaaaattagaatcattGAATAGATCCAATTTTTGAATGATGTCAAACTATAGGATAGTTGAGCATGTGCTTTCAAGGTTTATAAGTTATACGCCAGGAAAATCtgtaaaagatttttttttcaatgaagatTTGATAACCTGAGAACCATTTGTCTTTAGTTATTGCAAAATTAGgataaaaaccaaaatttctcTGACTTTATGCTACATAAGATGTGTCTAATTTTTTGGCtgagtaataatttttttattttttgcttggtTTTTAAGGTGTTTCTCTGaatcttctttattttatttattcttttatatgcAGCTTGCAGAGATTGTTAACCAAGGGCAATTGGTTTCAGatgaaattataataaatttgttatcCAAGCGTCTTGAAGCTGGTGAAGCTAAGGGTGAATCTGGCTTCATTCTTGACGGTTTCCCTCGAACCATAAGACAGGCAGTGAGCATTTCTTCTGATGAATTTCATGAATAATGAAGCATTAATTTAGCAATCTATGATATCTTGTTTGATATTGTATGAAATGAACATTAATAAAtgaagtagaaaaagaaaaagacagggGGAAGAGGAGGGGGGCGGGGAGGCTAATAGAGTTATTGGTAAAGCTAATAAACTTCTCATCAATCTTAGTACCTATTGttacttatttataaaaaaaaaattgtagtaccTATCATGATGGTTAAGAGGCTTTTCCAAATGAGACAGACAAAGTAGCTCTCTTGATAGTTCCTAAAGGTAGATGTCTAAGGTTATGGGAAATTACCATGGATTTAGTTATATTAATCCTAGTCTGCAATGACACATCGATCTCAACACCAGCCAAAATGAATGCCACTTTTTGCCGCTTAAGCAACTGGGGGacttatcacttttttttcagTTACTCTAATATTACACTCTTTTCCAAATAGCATATATGTGCAATTCAAAAACATATACCCTTTTAGTTCTGTGCCATATTGGTTTCTAAGGTGAAATTATTAACAATGATAAGAAGAGTTAAAGATTAAAGTGGAATCCTTCTCTTTTCCAGCTTATTCATTTCCTTCTTATTGTTCTAACTCCATACTACATCTAGTGTCATTTTAATGGCGAAGAGGCCTAATAAATTATCTAAACATTATGTTTTGGCTGTTGTCCAGGAAATTCTGGAGGGGGTAACAGACATTGACTTGGTGGTTAACCTGAAGCTTCGAGAAGAAGCATTGCTTGCAAAGTGCATTGGAAGAAGAATATGTAGTGAGTGTGGAGGAAACTACAATGTTGCCTGTATTGACATAAAGGGTGAGGATGGGAGTCCTGGAATGTACATGGCTCCACTTCTTCCCCCTCCACATTGTGCATCTAAACTTATCACTCGACCGGATGATACTGAAGAAGTTGTAAAGGAACGCCTTCGTATATATTACGAAATGGTATTGCTCCATACTCTCAAATGTTCATTGttcaacatatttttattaaaattcttctttataatattttgtatttcaaaaaatgttaaaaagatAGAAAGCAACCACCTATGACGCATGTACACTTTTCCCTTCTGAGCCCTGTTGAGGATTGATGTGTTGGACACTTTGCTCCGCTAAAATTGGTGTCTAGCATctgttttgagtcttttgacatttaaaaaagcatcacctatttttatttatgatacTGTTCATAAGATGAGGCTGTAATATAATATTGCTGTAGAAAATTATTGTCTATGATACAAGAATGTTCACCAATGCTATGCCCTAATGTCTACATTTTTGGAAATTGTGTCCATTAACgtccttctctatttttctcccttttctaTCACCATAATTTATGGAGCCTCTTTATGTGAATTCAATATAGTTACTCTACTAAAGACTGTCTCAATGTTAGTACTGTATTCCTTAACCAGTCTAGCCTGTTTTATTGTTCATTGTCATTGTCATCATCATTGGGAACTCAATAGTCCATAGGATGATATTTGAGTGAATGACTGGGAATTTTATGGTCTATCTTCAAAATAGAGAATCCTTTTCCAAgttaaaagaattaaataaaggTGCTGGGGGAGGGGCTTAGGGTTGCTCCTGAGAATGACGTATTGGATTTcggttctttattttttattttttacttataaaaaataattggtcCATGGTGTTTCTTAA of Quercus lobata isolate SW786 chromosome 8, ValleyOak3.0 Primary Assembly, whole genome shotgun sequence contains these proteins:
- the LOC115958241 gene encoding probable adenylate kinase 6, chloroplastic, whose translation is MAVLNRLLLRVGARATTTSHSKFRAFSSSCSIVNPEADLKASPPSSSSSLLGSKLLPLRQDHHHPVQWVFLGCPGVGKGTYASRLSKLLRVPHIATGDLVRDELSSSGPLSSQLAEIVNQGQLVSDEIIINLLSKRLEAGEAKGESGFILDGFPRTIRQAEILEGVTDIDLVVNLKLREEALLAKCIGRRICSECGGNYNVACIDIKGEDGSPGMYMAPLLPPPHCASKLITRPDDTEEVVKERLRIYYEMTQPVEEFYRSRGKLLEFDLPGGIPESWPKLLQALHLEDHDDKQSAAA